The genomic stretch GCCGCTCGGCCACCGCCCGTTTGCAGCACTGCTCCAGCAGATGATGGGCGGCGTCGCGGCCGACCCGTTGCGACAGGACGATGCTCACCGCTTCGGCCAGCACCAGCCCTTGGGTCAGCTCAAGATTGCGGCCCATGCGCTCGGCATCGACTTCCATGCCCTCCGCCAGCAGCCGCGCCTGTTGCAGGGCGCCGGACACCAGGCAGCAGATTTCCGGCAGGGTTTCCCATTCGGCGTGCCACAGCCCCAGGCTGCGCTCGTGCTCCTGGGGCATGGCGCTGAACAGCGTCGAGACCAGCCCCGGCACCCGCGTCGCGGCGCCGATCAGCACCGCCGCCCCCACCGGGTTGCGCTTGTGCGGCATGGTCGAGGAACCGCCCTTGCCCGGCGCCGACGGTTCGAACACTTCGGCGGCTTCGGTCTGCATCAGCAGGCTGATGTCGCGGCCAAGCTTGCCCAAGCCGCCGGCGATCAAGCCGAGCACGGCGCCGAACTCGACGATGCGGTCGCGCTGGGTGTGCCAGGGCTGTTCGGGCAGCGTCAGTTGCAGCTCCTCGGCCAGCGCCCGGGCGACCGGCAGCGCCTGCTCGCCCAGCGCCGCGAGGGTGCCGGAGGCGCCGCCGAACTGCAGCGCCAGCAGGCGCGGCTTCAGCTCACGCAGGCGCTGGCGGCTGCGGGTCAAGGCGCCGAGGCATCCGGCGATCTTCATGCCCAGCGTGACCGGCGTCGCGTGCTGCAGCCAGGTGCGCCCGGCCAGCGGCGTCGCGGCATAGCGCTGCGCTTGCGTGGCCAACGCATCGGCCAGCTGCGCCAGCTCGCCCTCGATCAACGCCAGGGCCTGGCGCAGTTGCAGCACCAGCCCGGAGTCCATCACGTCCTGGCTGGTGGCGCCCAGGTGCACATGGCGTTCGGCCTCGGCGTCGGTCGCGGCGATCCGCTTGCCCAGCGCCTTGACCAGCGGAATCGCCGAGTTGCCGGCGCTGGCGATCGCCTCGCCCAGCGCCTCGAAGTCGTACAGGTCCGCACGGCACGCGGCTTCGATGGCCGGCACCGCGCTCGCCGGGATCACCCCGACCCGCGCCTGGACCCTGGCCAGCGCGGCCTCGACGTCGAGCATCGCCTGCACCCGGCCCCGGTCGCAGAACACCTCGCGCATGTCGCGGGCGGTGAAGTAGGCATCGAACAATTGATTGCCCGGTCGTTGCGTCATAAACAGTCCTTGCCGGCGCGGGCCGCTTGGGCCCGCGCACGGGGTTTCAGAGATCGTGGTGCAGGTACGCCGCCTGTTTCGGCAGGCGCAGGCTGAACAGGAACGCCACCGCCATCATCACCGTGACGTACCAGTAGAACGAGTTTTCCATGCCCGCCGACTTCAGGCTCAGGGCCACGTATTCGGCCGAACCGCCGAAGATCGCGTTGGCCACCGCATACGCCAGGCCGACGCCGAGGGCGCGGACTTCGGGCGGGAACATTTCGGCCTTCACCAGGCCGCTGATCGAGGTGTAGAAACTGACGATGGCCAGCGCCACGGTGATCAGCACGAAAGCCAGGAACGGGCTGCTGACGCTTTTCAGGCTCAGCAGGATCGGCACCGTGAACAGCGTACCGAGGGCGCCGAACCAGAGCATCGAATTGCGTCGGCCGATCCTGTCCGCGAGCATGCCGAACAGCGGCTGCATGCACATATAAAGGAAGAGCGCGCCGGTCATGATGTAACTGGCGGTCTTGGCGTGCATGCCGGCGGTGTTCACCAGGTACTTCTGCATGTAGGTGGTGAAGGTGTAGAAGATCAGCGAGCCGCCGGCGGTGTAGCCGAGCACGGTGATGAACGCGGCCTTGTGGTCGCGGAACAGCGCGCGCAGGCTGCCGGCGTCCTTGTTCTCGCGGCCCTCCTTGCTGGTGGTCTCCTTCAGGGAGCGACGCAGGAACAGCGAGATCAGCGCCGCCGCCGCGCCGACCACGAACGGGATCCGCCAGCCGTAGGCGCGCAGTTCATCTTCGCTGAGGAACTGCTGCAGGATCACCACCAGCAGCACCGCCAGCAGTTGCCCGCCGATCAGGGTCACGTACTGGAACGAGGCGAAGAACCCGCGCTGGCCCTTGAGCGCCACTTCGCTCATGTAGGTGGCGGTGGTGCCGTACTCGCCGCCCACCGACAGGCCTTGCAGCAGACGGGCGAACAGCAGCAGCACCGGCGCCCAGACCCCGATGCTGTTGTAGGTGGGCAGGCAGGCGATGAGCAGCGAGCCGAAGCACATCATCAGCACCGAGATCATCATCGAGTTCTTGCGCCCGTGCTTGTCCGCCACACGGCCGAAGATCCAGCCGCCGATGGGCCGCATCAGGAAGCCGGCGGCGAACACGCCGGCCGTGTTGACCAGCTGCACCGTGGGGTTGTCGGAGGGGAAGAACGCCGGAGCGAAATAGATCGCGCAGAAGGCGTAGACATAGAAGTCGAACCATTCGACGAGGTTGCCGGACGACGCGCCGACAATGGCGAAGATGCGCTTGCTGCGCTCTTCGCCGGTGTAAGGGGAGGTCAATGTTGTCATTGTTGTTTACTCTGAGGGGACAGGTGAAAGTCTAGACACACTTCGTAACAGCCCCGTTCCACACCTACATCCGTCACCGGGTTTCCCTGATGGGAAATCTCAGTGATGGATCAGTCATGCCCTATCCATGCAGGAGCCAGCCTGCTGGCTCCTGCAGAAGCTGCGGCGGGTTCAGTAGTCGAAGAACACCGTCTCGGCCTCGGTGCCCTGCAGGATCACGTTCCATTGGTAAACGCCGGTCGCGTCCTGCCTGGCCAGCAGCGTCGCACGGCGTTCGGCGGGCACGCATTCGAGCAGCGGATCGTTCACGTTCGCCGGATCGCCCTCGAAGTAGATCCGGGTCAGCAGGTGCTTGACCAGGCCGCGGGCGAACACCAGCACCACCAGGTGCGGCGCCTGGGTCGTGCCCTTGAGGCCCGGCACGGTGCCCGGCTTGATGGTGGTGAAGCGAAAGCGCCCCTCGGCGTCCACCGGCACCCGGCCGAAGCCTTCGAAGTGCGGATCCA from Pseudomonas ekonensis encodes the following:
- a CDS encoding 3-carboxy-cis,cis-muconate cycloisomerase, giving the protein MTQRPGNQLFDAYFTARDMREVFCDRGRVQAMLDVEAALARVQARVGVIPASAVPAIEAACRADLYDFEALGEAIASAGNSAIPLVKALGKRIAATDAEAERHVHLGATSQDVMDSGLVLQLRQALALIEGELAQLADALATQAQRYAATPLAGRTWLQHATPVTLGMKIAGCLGALTRSRQRLRELKPRLLALQFGGASGTLAALGEQALPVARALAEELQLTLPEQPWHTQRDRIVEFGAVLGLIAGGLGKLGRDISLLMQTEAAEVFEPSAPGKGGSSTMPHKRNPVGAAVLIGAATRVPGLVSTLFSAMPQEHERSLGLWHAEWETLPEICCLVSGALQQARLLAEGMEVDAERMGRNLELTQGLVLAEAVSIVLSQRVGRDAAHHLLEQCCKRAVAERRHLRAVLGDEPQITAQMSGAELDHLLDPAHYLGQARVWVERAVAEHHALSV
- a CDS encoding MFS family transporter — its product is MTTLTSPYTGEERSKRIFAIVGASSGNLVEWFDFYVYAFCAIYFAPAFFPSDNPTVQLVNTAGVFAAGFLMRPIGGWIFGRVADKHGRKNSMMISVLMMCFGSLLIACLPTYNSIGVWAPVLLLFARLLQGLSVGGEYGTTATYMSEVALKGQRGFFASFQYVTLIGGQLLAVLLVVILQQFLSEDELRAYGWRIPFVVGAAAALISLFLRRSLKETTSKEGRENKDAGSLRALFRDHKAAFITVLGYTAGGSLIFYTFTTYMQKYLVNTAGMHAKTASYIMTGALFLYMCMQPLFGMLADRIGRRNSMLWFGALGTLFTVPILLSLKSVSSPFLAFVLITVALAIVSFYTSISGLVKAEMFPPEVRALGVGLAYAVANAIFGGSAEYVALSLKSAGMENSFYWYVTVMMAVAFLFSLRLPKQAAYLHHDL
- the pcaG gene encoding protocatechuate 3,4-dioxygenase subunit alpha — its product is MTLTATTSHTVGPYYHIGLTWLNREQLADELALGERVAITGQVVDGNGDTVNDAMLEVWQANAAGKYAHPEDEQDKPLDPHFEGFGRVPVDAEGRFRFTTIKPGTVPGLKGTTQAPHLVVLVFARGLVKHLLTRIYFEGDPANVNDPLLECVPAERRATLLARQDATGVYQWNVILQGTEAETVFFDY